The sequence below is a genomic window from Neoarius graeffei isolate fNeoGra1 chromosome 4, fNeoGra1.pri, whole genome shotgun sequence.
cgtaatgtaaacgtagcctaaattgagcgtaggtgtgaatgtgagtgtgaatggttgtctgtgtctatgtgtcagccctgtgatgacctggcgacttgtccagggtgtaccccgcctttcgcccgtagtcagctgggataggctccagcttgcctgcgaccctgtagaacaggataaagcggctagagataacgagatgagatgagactaacacAACAGcagtttccttgtggggaccatccgaaTGTCCCCACAATGTCGAAATCATCAGATTTTACTAtttttgtggggacatttggtcctcagtaataTATAaaaacacgtgcgcacacacacacacgggtgtacTTGAATGTTGTATATTTTAATTCGTATATTGGTATAATCTAATTATTCATTGAATATAACGTGTTATTTAAAATGTATTCCTCTTCGTTCCTTTTTACACACCTCCATTTACAGGACCATTCTGTCCAAGTGTCCAGTTGTGAATTTTGTTTCACTTCCAAAAAGCATCACCTGTGAATCCAGCCTGTTTCTTTCGGTCATTTTGTCTCTTTGCCTTTCAGACAACTCTTTAATCCCTTCAATAATGTCATGCTGTTCAAACATCAAGCAGCACATCTTATAAACTGTATCCCATTCTTTCTGACTCTTTTACACTTTCATTGTTATACTGGTGCTGTCTCTCTTCACTGTGTTAGTATCAGATAACAAGATACTAAGACTGAATCTTAAGCCATTGCAAAAAACCTCAATGTGAAGAAAAAAAGGTGCAAAAAAACCACGAAAGTATTATTGGGCCTCAACAAGTTATTCAGACAGAAAGAGGACGGGGCTGTAGGGATTAgtgaaaacattacttccatacaTTCATGCTCATATGTGTACAACCTCTTCCTTTTTAAGGCGTGTTTCGGCTGTGTGGTTCTGAGATATAAACTGTAGTATATAACCTTTAATATCTTCGTTGTCCATCCTctgtcctcacacacacacacacacttgtgggttttttttcttttctaaataaGGCAGACTTCCTTATCTGTGTTTCTGTCATTTCGGCCCCATTCCTGTGAGTATCCCATTCTGCAGGGTTCAGGCCAAGGGGCAGGCCGCAGCTGCACATTCTTTTCCCTTATATGGCTAAATCCCTGCTTGGGCCCTGCCCCTTATGGGTAAACCAGGACCCCTGATAGGTCAGGAGATAAATGGGAGGGGTGAATTACTAAACTGATGCTTTAAACAAACTTTTGTACAGAGTTACTGCCtccatccctctctctcacagacaaagCTTAATCGGCCGTTCACTTCATCACCTGAAGCCAAGGTGAGCAggaaggggttttttttctttcttttttttcgatTTTATTAATACAGCTAGATAGTAAAGGCTGTGTTCAGTGGTGTTGAGCTTTGGTATGTGTGGCTCTGCACTGTCTGTTGCTGCTGTTGGCTGTAGTGAATAGATAGATGGAGATGTTGATGTATGTTCTATGTATAGAGAAAGCTGGTCTGGGGTCAATTACAGTTAACATCACAGTTCCGAACTGAAATTTGCCTCTGAATGTGTGTCCCAGAGTGTAAGAGTGTGGGATTGTTCATAACAGTAATAGACTGGTCGTAATAACATTAAGATGCAGTGAGATCATTAAACAGCTATCAGTAATAAAATCTGCAGAAGACACAGCTGTTCCTAAATATGCTTTTAAGTAGACTGACTGATTCCTCACTGCCTGTCTCCTACTGTGACGATGTTTGTTTTTAGTGCCATTGTGAGGGAATTTGGCTGTAACCCGCAGGCAGTGTAGCCTGAAGAATGTTGTTTCTAATCTTGCTTCTGTTATCTGGGGTCAGAGGTTAAGACAAAAGTGGTCTTGTGTGTTGTAAGACTATGTGGAGAGGCCTGAGGTTGAAAGAAGAGAGCGAAGGAGCAATTTCCCAGAACAAAACACTTATTAACTACAAAGAGAATAAAAGAAATGGTTTGGAGCGTCTACTGACAAAAATAAAACGTTGTTTAGATAAAAAGCATACTGGCAAAGCTGAAGCATTAAGTGGTTTAACTTCATCTACGTACACATAATAATACAATTTAGAATTTTGTCAAGACGAGGAGCTTTGATACGAAAGAGTTAAGTGCGGTCTTTAGAAGTTGTGGAGGTCTCAGTAGGATTACTGTGACTGTGTAAAATGGAAAAGGATACAGACATTTTGAGTTGTCGTTTCACTCGTTTTAAACTTTTATTTTAAATGGGATTATTTGCAGATTCATCTGAGATttcccccaaaacacacacacacacacacacacacaccaacaaactGGGATATGAAGTGAGCTGGATTGTGTAATGGTATAAAAACAGTCTACACGTTATGATAGGAAAAACCAGCGACATGGAGAGTGTGTCTATTTTTAAGCGAGTAGTAGAAACATGGGATTTAAAAAGcagttgttgcaaagcagctgccACCactataacatttaaaaaaaaaaaaacaaagacacttgtGAATATCACAGGAAATTTTGCACATTGCCTGAGACTTATGTCCACTTGGCATTTACaaggatttctcatctcatctcattatctctagccgctttatcctgtcctacagggtcgcaggcaagctggagcctatcccagctgactacgggcgaaaggcggggtacaccctggacaagtcgccaggtcatcacagggctgacacatagacacagacaaccattcacactcacattcacacctacggtcaatttagagtcaccagttaacctaacctgcatgtctttggactgtgggggaaaccggagcacccggaggaaacccacgcggacacggggagaacatgcaaactccacacagaaaggccctcgctggccacggggctcgaacccggaccttcttgctgtgaggcgacagcgctaaccactacaccaccatgccgcccatttacAAGGAtttgtaaatgtaaatattttattcagcagttgatagacagacagacagactttatGAAATGAAGTCTGCTCATGAACGtttggaaaagaaaaagaatgcaCGATTCCTAGTTTGGACCATATCATGTTAACTTTAATTGTTAATGCCTATGCGAAGTATTTGCTGATCTTATTTACCACATACCGATCAGCATAAAAAGAAATGACTGCATCCACAGTGTGCTAGTCACTGTATTATCCTAAGTATAGCTCATGGCCTTCTCTTATATTATGAGTCATTGCTAGCTCACCCCTACCTCAAAGAATTGTATGACATGCTGTGACTATATCCAAATTAAAACAAGGACATCAGCATGTGTAATAGGACAGACTCGAAGCTGGTAGATTGCTAACAACATGACGTGCACTTCATTACAGCTTACAGTACAGCACAGCAAAGCATAGGAACCCTGAAAGGCAGCGCTGCTCTGTGCATATTGTTGCAGTATTGATTCGGTGAGGAGTTATTTTTGTCGCGTGAAGCTGAAACATGATCCTTGGACTGAAATTCACACAGGAAATGAGGTCTCACAGGGGAGAGGGAAGAGAAGTTCAGAAGATACAAAGGAGCATTGTAGTTGTGAGAGAGTTAGAGAATGTGACTGTGTAGTACATGGTTAGAGCAATGCACACAGTATATAATGACTAATGTAGGTACgcagggactttttttttcttttttctgttgaGTCTGCAAACTTCATGTATTGGCTGATTGCTAACACCCAACCTAAATATTGTGAGACGGTCATAGGTAGACTAAGACGAGAACAGGCAGGCACacaaaaccaaaccaaacaaaccataattttttaaaaacatcatgGCTAGTTCATATACAAAGGAAAACTGAGCTTCAAACCAGGGTGTGTCTTTATTGAGGAAAAACGTAAAATAGTTTCTCTGCTCAAGTGAAATCAAGCATATAGTTATTGGAGTACCTGTATGcatatacacaccgtgatatccaGATCAGGCTTGACCTGGTTACATGCTTGAAGAAGTAACAGGCATCTTAACTTCCTCAAATGTGGCCAAGAACTGTGGCTGCATGTCAGCTTTCCTGGCTTTTTGTATTATGCCACGGCTACACGAGTCGGCAATCAGAGCGAGCCAGATGCCTCAGTGTGGCAGGATGACACCACCCTCATGTTTCCTTTCTCATGATCCCCTCAATCATAAATGCAATACTGCAATATGGATCATTAAAGGAACctccaccatttatattgaaataTATGTCACGATTTTGGTGATAGTATCTTGGTTGATGCTCTGTTTTTGTTGTGGGAAGGTGGTAGTTGTGTGCCATGTAGAAGACACAGGGGGACATTGCTAATGCAGTTACACTGGTGATTAATCAAATAATATTTCCAACAACTTCAAACATAAGGGATAATGGGCAGGGTTCGCTGTTTGCACCTAAAAAAAGGCAAGAGCTTCTTTTCTCACGCATCATTTACTGGCTCTTTCGGTAGACATGAAGTGAGGGCTAATTCTCACTGGTACCACAATCAGCAGGTAGTCAAATGGCATTGATGGTAATATAGGACATCTTTAACCAAAGTGAAAATTGATCAATACGTCAATGAAAGGTGTTTCAACTAAAAAAGTCAACTGTGAATTTCATTCTAAAATAAATCTGGGACACCATTGAAGATCACATGTTAATATGCAAGttgttcagggtggatttttccaGAAATAACTGTACATAAAACTAGACTTAGAAACAAGCAGACGCGCCAGTGTTTGACTTTATATTGTCAGTTACAGCTTTAACTCATCCCCAGGTTCAGTCAGACGCCATCATGTCCAGCAAACGTGCCAAAGGAAAGTCCACAAAGAAGAGGCCACAGAGGGCCACGTCCAATGTGTTTGCTATGTTCGACCAGTCGCAGATCCAGGAGTTCAAGGAGGCCTTCAATATGATTGACCAGAACAGGGACGGATTCATTGACAAGGAGGATCTACATGACATGTTAGCCTCCTTGGGTATGTCAgtggaaaaatttttttaaattaattaaataaataaataaaagccatTATGGGTAGAATTACAGTGTGTGTTTAAATATACAGGGCTGTACTATTTAAgtacaaactttattatagattttatgttgtatgatttctacattattgagtctgtacaaaaacattttagatttccaaacattagttttcctgcatgaaatcaatgttacaaaaaaatatttgaaTGTCTGTAAAGAAAGCAGAATATAGTGGAAGAGacaacttttcagacaaaaaccgtAGTGAAGGTTGCtggattttgctgcaaaaataagaagccaatgtggctggttctgcaggaTGCTCAGCAAAACTTACTCGCTAATTTCCTTATATAACTGCGCgcgcatacacatatacacacatatatacatacaaacacacaccacaccaaatatttattactgtttactgctctttatcgtatctttttaaatgtagaaacatgttttgtttcattatttttgatGCCATCTTTGTTTTACAGCATTTTTGGCATGTGCCAAAAACTTTCAGTTCtaattatttttttccatgttttttttctttatttttattaattaaaagacacttcatgccttaaagtaatgatggatgtcatttctctttacttagttgagcggtttttgacataatatagattactacagttgtggaatcaggctatttactgtatttttattatttactgtttgatctcaaacacattaagaaggcaagaaattgcactgattaacttttgacgaggcacctgttaattgaaaatcattccaggtgacgacctcatgaagctggttaagataatgccaatagtgcacAAAGCGTCGTcagggtaaacgctggctactttgagtaatctaaaatatgaaacatatgttTTTTGTTAACACTTTGTTTACTCcataattccatgtatgttctttcataattttgatgtcttcaggattgttctacaattttgaaaataatgaaaaatacaaaaaaacctatgaatgagtaggcgtgtccaaacatttgactggcactgtacatacaaccccaaatcagaaaaagttgggatggtatggaaaatgcaaattaaaaaaagaaagcagtgatttctaaattgacttgtatttcattacagacagtatgaacccaagatatttcatgtttttgtctggtcaacttcatttcacttgTTAATATAAATCAATTCCTTCCTGTCAGGCCTGCAAcactttccaaaaaagttgggatgagggCAAATTAGggcaagtaatgaggtaaaacaatgaattaatgatgtgatttgaaacaggtgattgtaatcgtgatttggtacaaaatcagtatccaggaaaggcctagtctttgaggagcaaagatgagctgaggatctccagtttgtcaacaaatgcctgAGATTACTGAaatacaatgttcctcaaagaaagatatgaagggatttggatatttcaccctaaaTGGTACATAATCTCGTTAAATGATTCACGGAATCTGGAGGAATATCAGtgtataaagggcaagggcacgagcctaagctgaacacccgtgctcTCCGACaacagtgcttcaagaaccatcattcatctatagctgatatagccacatgggcttgggattgctTTGGCAGACCTTTtgtcatccacaaataccagttaaaaatttactgtgcaaaaaggaagccttatgctaACTGCGTCCAAGAGCACCGTCGACTTCCCTGCGCTCAGAGGCATctcggatggaccatcacacagtggaaatgtgtattatagtcagatgaatcagtattccagctttttccccccttttttgtaagaaatggatgctgcgtgctccagaccaaagatgcaAAGGACCAACCAGACTGttgccagcaacaagtccaaaagccagggtctgtcatggtatggggttgtgtcagtgcccttggtaaaggtaacttacactaatTTGATGGCAAGaccatgcaaaaccacattctgcacacattacaaaggcatggctgtggaagaagagggtgcctgtcccctctggagAACATGTGgtaaattttgaaacaaaaaatgacaTGAAcgtccccgtactgttgcacaccttaagacctgtttgcaggaagaatgggacaaaaaaacccacctgaaacacttcatcacttagcgtcttcagtccttaaacatcttttaggtgttgtgagaaggaatagcaacattacaaagtggcaaATGCTTTACTGTTCTAaccttttttgaaatatgttgcaaaAATCAAAATGGAAATgttattttgggaaaaaaaaatcatgatgtaAAACATCAATGTGCTGTTCTGTTGCTTTGAGTGCAATatgggtcaaagattatttacaaatcattgttttcagttttgaaactgctgaaaaagttaatactaacacttttctgttttagccagcattaactttttcagcagtttgtgctacagtagctctcctATGGGACTGGACCATATAGGCTACCCTTCGTGCCTCATGCAAATCAGTgaaccttcgacacccatgaccctgttgccagttcaccggttgtccttccttggaccacttttggtaggtactaaccactgcataccgggaacacgccacaggatgtgccattttggagatgctcagatccaatcatctcgccatcacaatttagccctGGTCAGATTCGCTCAGgttcttacgcttgcccatttttcctgcttccaacacgtcaacttcaagaactgactgttctcttgctgcctgatatatcccaccccttgacaggttccattgtaatgagataaatgttattcacttcacctgtcagtggtcataatgttgtgGCTGATCAGTGTAGATATAAAACCCCAAACCAGAAAAAGTTGGAAGAgtctgttgaaattaaaactgaaaacaatgatttgtaaataattataTACAAGTGTGTATTTTTAGTCtacaataacatgactcattttaGTTGCTTGTGGGATTACATTATTTGTTCAGGATTATATTTAATAAACTGACCATTTCACAAGCACTGCTTTGGTCTTAAATGTGTGCAGGTAAAAACCCGTCTGATGACTACCTAGAGGGCATGATGAGTGAAGCTCCAGGTCCCATCAACTTCACCATGTTCCTCACCATGTTCGGGGAACGTCTGAATGGAACAGACCCTGAGGATGTGATCAGGAATGCCTTCGCCTGCTTTGATGAGGAAGGATCTGGTAAGCCAAACACTGCATTTCATAACCTTTACACTAATTAGGAATGGTTGGAAAAGTAATTctataataaatttaaaaaaaaaaagttttggggATTCTGGCAGCAAAACACCACACTCTCAGCCCAGAGTTTTATTtagtatcttaaaaaaaaaaaacaagcaactcTGTATAATGATTGAACATTATaatttctttgaaaaaaaaaattgccatggTTACTTATTTCCAAGTAAAATACATATTCCTACTGTAAAATTTTGTATGATACGTACTTAAATATTGAGGAATTTAACAGGCCTTTAAATGTTTTACAGAGCATTAGTAAATTTCTCACATCCTTGAACGTGAATTTCATTTCACCCATGTTGAAGTGTTCTCCCACTGCAATGCGAATGCCTTCACTTTTCCTGGGCAGGTGTGATTCACGAAGATCACCTGAGAGAGCTGTTGACCACTATGGGGGATCGTTTCACCGATGAGGAAGTGGATGAGCTATTCCGAGAGGCTCCCATTGACAAGAAAGGCAATTTCAACTACGCCGAATTCACTCGCATCCTTAAACATGGAGCTAAGGACAAGGATGACATGTAAAACCTGAGAGACTCTTAACCTGGCAGCAGAGTGCATTTTACTTACAGCAATAATGTGTCCATAAAGGGAGAACAAAAACAAACTATGCATTATTGTAAAGTAAAAAGCACACAACACAATTGTGTTACACTATAACCACAAAAATAATTACTTTTAATTATAGTCTACTTGCACTTGTGTAGATTCAGTTGTGAGAACGCTATACCTCTTTCCCCCCCTCCACATGCCCATGCGCCTTAAAGAATTATCATGCACAGAGCTCTTTTTATTCTGCAGACGTTCAAATAGTTTGTTGGTTACTGTGAAGTTCAGCTAATATGAAGTCAACAAAAGATTGTTGTGCAACATCGTTTCATAGTTCAGAGGGAAATCATTGGAATATGGTCAGATTAAACAGAGAAaacactggcttttttt
It includes:
- the myl9b gene encoding myosin regulatory light polypeptide 9b translates to MSSKRAKGKSTKKRPQRATSNVFAMFDQSQIQEFKEAFNMIDQNRDGFIDKEDLHDMLASLGKNPSDDYLEGMMSEAPGPINFTMFLTMFGERLNGTDPEDVIRNAFACFDEEGSGVIHEDHLRELLTTMGDRFTDEEVDELFREAPIDKKGNFNYAEFTRILKHGAKDKDDM